DNA from Desulfarculus baarsii DSM 2075:
CCGCCATGCCGGCGAAAATGTCGGCCACGCTGGGCGCTTTGCTCGCCGCGCCGGCGGCCGGCTTCTTGGGGCTCCAGGCCTCCAGGATCGGACCCAGCGAGGCGTTGAGGTCGTGGAACTCCACCGCGCCGTCCATTTTGCAGATGTCTTTGATCTTGGCCGCCACCTGCTCGAGGCTGGGGAAGACGCCTTCCTCGCCGACGGTGGCCCCCGGGCCGGTCAGCACCGCCGCGCGGTTGAAATAGCCCATGCCGGCGTTGAAGATCTGGCCGCTGGCCTTGCACTGCTCGGAACACAGATAGAGCACCAGGGGCGTGACGAACTCCGGGGCCAGCTTCTGGAACAAATCCGGCGGCATGACGTCCTCGGTCAGGCGCGTGCCGGCCACCGGGGCCACGGTGTTGACGTTGATGTTGCTCTTGGCCCCCTCCAGCTTGAGGGTGTTCATCAAGCCCACCAGGCCCATCTTGGCCGCCGAATAGTTGGTCTGGCCGAAGTTGCCGTAGAGACCGGCCGCCGAGCTGGTGAAGATGACGCGGCCGTAGGCTTGATCGCGCATGACCTTGATGGCCGGGCGGGTGACGTTGTAGGCCCCGCCCAGGTGCACGTCCATCACCGCGTCCCAGTCGGCCGGCTCCATCTTGACCAGGGTGCGGTCGCGCAGGATGCCGGCGTTGTTGATCAAGATATCCACCCGGCCAAAGGCGTCCATGGCCGTTTTGACGATGTTGTCGCCGCCCTCGGGCGTGGAGACCGAGTCGTAGTTGGCCACGGCCTGACCGCCGGCCTCGATGATCTCCCTCACCACCTTGTCGGCCGCGGCCGTGTCGCCGCCCTGGCCGTCGCGGGCCCCGCCCAGGTCGTTGACCACCACCTTGGCCCCGCGCTTGGCCAGCTCCAGGGCGTAGGCCCGGCCCAGGCCGGCCCCGGCCCCGGTGACGATGGCCACCTGGCCGTCGAAGTTGATCCGGCCCAGGCTTTGCCGCCGGGCCAATTCGGCGTCGCCCAGCCACTCGGCCTCGCCGCGGTCGATGACCACCTCGCCGCTCTGGGCGTTGACCACCCGGAACAGGGCCTTGCCGTCGTCGATCTTCCAGATTTGCGTCTTGATGGCCTCGCCGGGGTAGAGCGTGCGGCTGAAACGCACCTTGAAGCGGCTGAGCCGCTCGGGCTGGCCGGGGAACAAATGCTTGATCAGCGCCCGGCAGGCGTAGCCGTGGGTGCACAGGCCGTGCATGATCGGCTTTTCAAAGCCGGCCAGCTTGGCGAAGGACGGGTCCACGTGCAGGTCGAAGGTGTCGCCGCTGAGCCGATAGATCAGCGGCTGATCGGCCGAGGGCACGGCCAGCTCCTCGAAATCGGCCGGCCGGTCGGGGAAGCTGAAGACCTCCTTGGGCGGGGCCTCGCCGCCAAAACCGCCGTCCTTGCGCGCGAAGACCGTCAGGATGTTCTTGAACAGCTTCTGGCCATCGCCGTGGAAGGTGTCGCCCTCGGCGATGATCGTGGCGCCCTTGCCCTGGCCAAGGTCGTACATGGCCGTGATGCGCCCCTCGGTGGTCAGCTCGCCCTCGATGGGGATGGGGTTGTAGAAGATCAGCTCCTGGCCGCCGTGCAGCACGCCCGACAGGTCCAGTCCCGATTTGATCCCCACCTCGGCCAGAAAATTGAAGATCGAGGCGATGGAAAAACTCGGGATGACCTTGAGCTTCTTCTCGTAGACATACTCCAGCTCGTCGAAACCGGCCCCCACGCCCAGGGCGTAGAGCGCCACGTCTTTCCAGTCGTAACGCTTGGTCAACGGGCCGATCTTCTTATTGATGGCGTCCAGATTGAGAGCCATCGGGCCTCCTCCGCTAGGTTTTTTCGTGTTTTCGTCCAGCCGGGCCCCGCGCCGCCGGCTTATCAAACGATTTATTCCAACAAATGTTCTATAAAAATAAAAACCACTTGCACCGCGTTGTTCACCATGCGCGGCCGCGAACGGCCGGCCCAAATTTGCCTTTAGCTGTGCGTGCCCGGTTGCGATTCAAGCCCCACGCCGGCAAAGGCGGGGATCATCAGAAACTTGAGCGTGCGCTTGACCGAGGTCACGTAGGCCGGGCGGTCCATGGCCAGCATCGAACGGAAAAAATCCTCGCCGGCGATGAAGTTGTGAATGGCCATCATGATGGCCATCACTTCCATCTTGGTGTCGGTCGAGACGCTTCCGTCGGCCTGCTGCATGCCCATCGAGCGGGCGATGTCCACCGCGAACACCGGTATGCGCGCGTCC
Protein-coding regions in this window:
- a CDS encoding SDR family oxidoreductase, which encodes MALNLDAINKKIGPLTKRYDWKDVALYALGVGAGFDELEYVYEKKLKVIPSFSIASIFNFLAEVGIKSGLDLSGVLHGGQELIFYNPIPIEGELTTEGRITAMYDLGQGKGATIIAEGDTFHGDGQKLFKNILTVFARKDGGFGGEAPPKEVFSFPDRPADFEELAVPSADQPLIYRLSGDTFDLHVDPSFAKLAGFEKPIMHGLCTHGYACRALIKHLFPGQPERLSRFKVRFSRTLYPGEAIKTQIWKIDDGKALFRVVNAQSGEVVIDRGEAEWLGDAELARRQSLGRINFDGQVAIVTGAGAGLGRAYALELAKRGAKVVVNDLGGARDGQGGDTAAADKVVREIIEAGGQAVANYDSVSTPEGGDNIVKTAMDAFGRVDILINNAGILRDRTLVKMEPADWDAVMDVHLGGAYNVTRPAIKVMRDQAYGRVIFTSSAAGLYGNFGQTNYSAAKMGLVGLMNTLKLEGAKSNINVNTVAPVAGTRLTEDVMPPDLFQKLAPEFVTPLVLYLCSEQCKASGQIFNAGMGYFNRAAVLTGPGATVGEEGVFPSLEQVAAKIKDICKMDGAVEFHDLNASLGPILEAWSPKKPAAGAASKAPSVADIFAGMAAAFQADKAAGVEVSFQYVIGGEGGGEWFAEIAGGACKVGQGKHPSPTTTIKMKAPDFVAMIGGQLNAMAAFTSGKLQIEGDVMKSQLIEKLFKF